The Fusobacterium polymorphum genome segment TCATCTTTTTTATAGTTATTTAAAAGTTGTTGAATAGAGAATTTTTCACCTTCAATCTCAACTTCCACTTCACCTTCAAAATAATCAAGATTGTAGCTGAATTTTCCACTTAATTTTGGTCTAACAGCTTTTATATTATATTTTCTCAATCTATCTGTACCAATAATACTGTATTTTCCTGTAAGTTGTAGCAATTCTTTTTTTACAAATTCTTTTGCTAATTCTTCATTTAAAATAATAAAATTTTCATTATCTATATAGTATGAAGATTTTAATCCTATAGTTTTTTGTAATTTAGTTAAAACTTTAACTATCTCAAACATATCTGAACTTAGATTTTCTAAATTTATTTTAGAAATTTCTAATTTCTTTTCTAGTTCATTTACAATAAGTACAGTTTCTATTTTATTTTTTGTAAAAAACTCATAGTCCATTGTAGATATAATAGAGTTTATCTTTATATAAAGACTATTATCAAAAGATATCTTTTCTATTATTATCTGTGGAATAGCATTTCTTTCCTCACTTAAAACAGTTTCATAGTCTTCATATTTTAAGTCTATATTCTTATAATTCTTTAAAATCAAAGTAGCATAGCTTTCAAGTTCATATTTATCTATTTTTTGAAATAAATCTAGTAATGGAAATTGCGTATCTTCTTCTATATCTACTTTATAGAAAATACCTTGTGAGTAAATGTAATTTCCAACTATATTATTCTTCGTTAAAAGATTGTCATTAATTTCTATATAAATATCTAATCTATCTTCTATTTCTTTATTATTTCTTATAAATAAAGCTAGATTTTCAACTTCCTTTTTTTCTATTATTTCAAAATCATCATTTACAAAATTATCTTTTCCTAAAAGATAAGAAATTAATTTTTCATCTAATTTTAAATAGTCACTACTTTTTTCTTCTTCCCAACTAATGAAAAATTCTTTTTCATTTTCTAAATTTTCTATATAATTGTTTATATCATTCTGATTTAAATTAGAGTAACTACTAATTAAATTTTTTTCAGAATCATATAAAGCTAGATAAAGACTATCTTCTCCTTCAACTAGCATATAAAACTTTACCTCTGTCATAATTACTCCAATACTTTCTCCATACTATCTTCTATTTCTATAACTTTAACATCATCAATATTTTTAAATTTTTCAATAAAATTCTTCATCTGGCTATAATCATCAGAGAAGTGCATAGGAATGATTATTTTAGGTTTTAGATATTTATAAAACAATTCTACTCCTTCTAATGTATTAACTCCTAATCTTGGGTCTACTGGTACAAAGGCTATATCAATTCTATTCAATTTTTTGATCTTTTCAAGCTGAACCATATAGGCATCATACATAGCTTTTTCTTCTTCTGGTGTATCATCTTCCCAATGCCAAAAATGTAAATCACCTGAGTGAAATATATTTTTATCTTCTATATTTACATAAAAAGATGCCCCTAAGTCAGTTGAACCAAAAGTATTTATCTTTAAATTATCCAGTTCAAAACTATCATTTTCTTTTGTAAAATAAAAATTTTTATGTTTATGTATTCTTATGTCATCACTTAAAATATATTTTATATTCTCATTCATTTTTGACCAA includes the following:
- a CDS encoding MBL fold metallo-hydrolase yields the protein MVYYIYHSAFVIELEKSILIFDFYKFPSNKKKEKEEFFNRFIKRTDKKVYVFATHSHPDHFNKEILTWSKMNENIKYILSDDIRIHKHKNFYFTKENDSFELDNLKINTFGSTDLGASFYVNIEDKNIFHSGDLHFWHWEDDTPEEEKAMYDAYMVQLEKIKKLNRIDIAFVPVDPRLGVNTLEGVELFYKYLKPKIIIPMHFSDDYSQMKNFIEKFKNIDDVKVIEIEDSMEKVLE